From a region of the Spelaeicoccus albus genome:
- a CDS encoding nucleoside/nucleotide kinase family protein codes for MAEPEQLNYDIDELVRRAKAMIVPGARNILGITGAPGSGKSTLAADLVGRLGPDSARLVAMDGFHLADSLLAEFGRAERKGAPDTFDAAGYAVMLGRIRRGDPVVVPEFRRDIDEPLAAARYVPAEIPLVVTEGNYLLLEGEGEGEWRAARSAIDTVWHLELDGVERRRRLEARHIRFGKSPAAAREWTNGSDEANAVLIEAAARRADLIVHMPR; via the coding sequence ATGGCCGAGCCCGAGCAATTGAACTACGACATCGACGAGCTCGTGCGGCGCGCAAAGGCCATGATCGTTCCGGGCGCCCGGAACATCCTGGGAATCACCGGGGCGCCGGGATCGGGCAAGTCGACACTTGCTGCCGACCTAGTGGGGCGACTTGGGCCGGACTCGGCCCGACTGGTGGCCATGGACGGATTTCACCTGGCCGACAGCCTGCTTGCCGAGTTCGGCCGGGCCGAGCGGAAAGGGGCACCCGACACGTTCGACGCGGCCGGATATGCAGTGATGCTCGGCCGCATTCGCCGCGGCGATCCGGTCGTCGTTCCGGAGTTTCGGCGCGACATCGATGAACCTCTCGCGGCCGCCCGCTACGTGCCCGCCGAAATCCCGCTCGTCGTCACGGAGGGAAATTACCTCTTGCTCGAGGGCGAGGGCGAGGGGGAGTGGCGGGCGGCCAGGTCCGCAATCGATACCGTCTGGCATTTGGAGCTGGACGGCGTGGAGCGGCGTCGCCGGCTCGAGGCACGTCACATCCGGTTCGGTAAATCTCCGGCGGCAGCTCGCGAATGGACAAATGGCAGCGACGAGGCAAATGCCGTGCTGATCGAGGCCGCTGCCCGTCGAGCGGATCTGATTGTGCACATGCCGCGCTGA